In one window of Gossypium arboreum isolate Shixiya-1 chromosome 4, ASM2569848v2, whole genome shotgun sequence DNA:
- the LOC108459994 gene encoding ubiquitin-conjugating enzyme E2 variant 1D-like encodes MRTIIGPHNVIGFSTVHNGRIYQLKLFCDKDYPKKPRSVRFHSSITMTCVNHETGVVEPKKFGLVANWQREHILTQLKK; translated from the exons ATGAGAACCATTATTGGCCCACACAATGTAATTGGTTTTTCT ACTGTACATAATGGTAGAATCTATCAGTTGAAGCTGTTCTGTGATAAAGATTATCCTAAGAAGCCACGAAGCGTCCGGTTTCATTCGAGTATCACCATGACTTGTGTTAACCACGAAACTGGAGTG GTGGAACCAAAGAAGTTTGGACTTGTGGCAAATTGGCAGAGGGAGCATATACTGACACAGCTGAAAAAGTAG